The genomic region TCTCCGGCCTGATCACGCTCCACCGCCGCGACGACAAGGTGTTTGCCGAGCTGCCCGACTCGATCCTCGGCAAGGACCTGTTCGTGCTGATTTCGATCGCCCGCGGGATCGGCGAGCGCGGCGTCCTCGGCGGCGTGAGCTGGGGTGACGGCGACGACTGGATCTGGCAGTTGCGCAAGGTCGACGACGCGATCCAGATCGTCCGCCGCAACGTCCGGTTCTTCGCCGACCGCGGCAGCCCCGAGGAGAAGGCCGTCGAACTGGCCTACACCGACAGCATCATCGCCAGCGTGCCGATCGTGACCTACGCGCCCAGCGGTGCCCCGGTGATCGACCTGGCGAGCATCTTCTTCACCGACTTGCCGCAGATCTCATCGTCGCTGCCGGGCTTCGCGTTCGCCCGCGACCGCAGCAGCTGGTCGCGAGTGAAGGCGTTTCCCGACAACATCGAGATCCAGGTCGCGGCGACCTACGGGTCGGGCGGCAGCGCCCGGTTCGACACCGTGCCCGACACGCGCGGGATCACCGTCAACGTCCACTATTCCATCAGCCTGCTGCCCAACACCAACGGCTACCGTCCGCGCCTCGCCGACACGCGTGTCGGGTATTTCGTGACCGCCCTCAAGGACTTCTCGCAGAAGGTCGACGAAGACCGGTTCGTGCGCTACATCAACCGCTGGCAGCTCGAGAAGGCCGATCCGTCGGCGGCCGTGTCGCCGCCGAAGAAGCCGATCGTGTTTTGGATCGAGAAGACGGTGCCGTTCCGCTACCGGCAGCCGATCCGCGAGGGTATCGAGGCCTGGAACGAGGCCTTCGCCAAGGCCGGATTCGCCAGCGCCATCGAGGTCCGGCAGCAGCCCGACAACGTCGACTGGGACGCCGAAGACGTCAATTACAACACGTTCCGCTGGATCACCGCCGGTGCCGGCTTCGCCCAGGGTCCGTCGCGCGTCAACCCGCGGACCGGGCAGATCCTCGACGCCGACATCATCTTCGACGCCGACTTCCTCCAGTTCTGGCGGAGCGAATACGAGACCTTCACACCGCAAACGGTGGCCATGCTCACCGGCGACCTGCCGGCCACGGCGCACGGCCACGACCGCGCCTGCGCCTGCAACCTGTTCGACGGACATGCCCGTGAGACGGCGCTGGGCGCCACGGCACTGGCCGTCGCCAACCCCGGCCCGGCCTTCGAGGCGGAAAAGGAGAAACTCGTCATTCAGGGGCTCAAGCTCGTGGCGATGCACGAGGTCGGCCACACCCTCGGCCTGCGCCACAACTTCAAGGGGAGCGCCCTGCGCAGCCTCGCCGACTTCAACGACACGGCGAAGACCGCTCAGCAGGGGGGCACGACGAGCGTGATGGACTATGTCCCCGCCAACGTGATGCCCAAGGGGCGGCCACAGGGGGATTACTACACCGCCAAGCTCGGCCCGTACGACGTCTGGGCGATCCAGTACGGCTACACGCCGATCAGCGCCTCGTCGCCCGCCGGCGAGCTGCCCGAGCTGCAGAAGATCGCCAGCCGGAGCGGTGAGCCCGAGCTCGCCTACGCGACCGACGAGGACACGCAGCCCAACGATCCCGATCCGCACTCCAACCGGTTCGACCTCGGTAACGATCCGCTCGAGTTCGCCAAGACCCGCGCCGAGCTGGTCACGCAGCTCATGCCGCAGATCGTCGAGCGGATGACGCCGGGCGGCAAGGGGTACGAGCGCGTCCGGCAGGCGTTCGGCGTGCTCTTGTCGGCTCACGGCAAGGCGATGATGTTCGCCGCCCGACTGGTCGGCGGCCTCCACACCTCGCGCAGCCACCGCGCCGATGCCAACGCGCTGCCGCCCTACCGCGTGGTCGAGGCCCAGAAGCAGCGCGACGCGCTGGCCCTGCTCGAGACGCAGATGTTCAGCGCCCAGCCGTTCTCGTTTCCCCCGGAGCTGCTCAACCAGCTCGTGCCGACGAAGTGGAACCACTGGGGTTCCGACGGCCCGGACCGCGAGGACTATGCGATCCACGACGTGGTCCTGATGTGGCAAAACCGCGCCCTCGGCCAGCTCCTCGACCCGCTCACGCTCGAGCGGATCCGCGACGGCGAGCTGAAGGTGCCGGCCGACCAGGATGCGTTCACCCAGGCCGAGCTGCTCGACCGGCTCTCGGGGGCGATCCTCTCGGAGCTGACGACGACGCAGCCGGGGCAATACACCGCCCGCAAGCCGGCGATCGGCAGCATGCGGCGGGCCCTGCAGCGCGAGTATGTCGCCGATCTCGGGAACTTGTCGCTCGGCACGGCCCGCTCGACGGGCGACGTCCAGGCACTGGCCGCGGCGCAGCTGAAGACGATCGAAGGCCGGATCAACGCCCTGCTCACCAAGGCCGACGTGACGCTCGATCCCTACACCGTGGCCCATCTCGGCGACCTGCAGGCGCGGATCCGCAAGGTCCTCGACGCCGGTCTCGACCTGGCGCGGCCCTGAGGAAGCGCCCGTGAAACTCGTGATGGCGATGGTCCGCCCCGGGCGCGTCGACGCATTGCGCCAGGCGCTGGCGGCGGTCCACGTGACGCGGATGAGCGTGGCCGACGCCCAGGGGTTCGACGAGTCGACCGGCGGGATCGTCCAGGAGGCGGTCCTCGAGGTCGCCGTCAACGACGACTTCCTGTCGCGGACGGTCGATTCGATCGCGGCCCTGTCGACGCGGTCGCTCGACGCCCGTGGCGACGCGATCTACGTCCTGCCGGTCGAGGACGCGGTGCAGATCTACCGCGAGGTCCGCGGCCCGGAGGCGATGTGAGCGGCGCGAGCGACGGGGGCGGCGCGGTGCGGCTACTACTCCGGTCGCCCGACCTGCTGATCGCCAGCCGGCTGGCCGGCACGCCGGGCGTGGCGGTGACGACCGACCCGACGGCCGGGCCGTTCGATCTGGTGGTCGTCGACCTGTCGGCGCCTGGTGCCGCCGGCGACCTCGTCGCTGCGGCCCGGCAGTTGGCTGCCGAGCAGGCCGGCGCGGGGCAGGGGATGGCGGTGGTAATCGCCTTCGGCCCGCACGTGGCCCGTGACCGTCTCGCCGACGCGGCCGCCGCCGGCGCCGACGACGTCGTCAGCCGCGGCGAGCTGCTCGGCAGTTTTCCAGCGCTCGTCGCCCGGTGGTGCGGCAAGTCGGCACGTTATTGAGCTTTGAATAGTTCTTTCAAGGATCTACAGATCGAGTTCAGCCTGACGGAAGAACGAGCGGAGCAACCGCTGCTCGCGCCGGGTCTTCCTGAGCGCGTCCGAGACGACCCTGGCAAGATGAAGAAGATCGTCGGGAATGAAGTTGGCCAAGCGGCTGTATTTCGTGTGACCCCAGACGTGCTCGGTCGGATTGAGATCCGGCGAGTACGGCGGAAGCCACTCGAACGTGAGCCGGGCGGGATACTTGACCAGCAGTCGCTTGGCCGCGCTCTTGTGCGCTCCGAGCCGGTCGATGACCATCGTGATCGGTCCGCGAATCTTTCGCAGCAACCGTCTGACGAACAGTTCGAAGTCTTCGGTGGCGAGGTTGTGGTCGAGCAGGTCGAACACGAGGCCGAGCCGACGTCGTTGCGGAGAGACCGTGACCGCAGACACCGCGGTGAGCCGATCGTGGCGATCGTAGCTCTTGAGGATCGGCGTCTGGCCGCGGGGAGCCCAGGTGCGGCGCACCGTGGGCTGGAGCATGAAGGCCGATTCGTCGGCAAAAACGATGGTGCGGCGACTACGCCGGGCGTTTTTTTATGCGGGCCCAATCCCGCGTCCGCCACGTCTGCACCGCTGCGGCGTCCCGCTCCCGCGCCTGCCGTTCGGGCTTCTGAGCCGACCAGTTCAACCGTGCCATCACGTGCCACACACCGGACGGGTCGTACGACACATCGAACTTCCGCTCGATCAGTTCGGCGATCCTGGCGAGGGTCCACAAGTCGGTCGGGAAGCCATGCTTGCGAGGGCTCTCGAGAAGCATCTTCACGAGCTTCTTTACCTGCGACTCCGTCAGCTTCTTCGGGCGACCAGGATGCGGCTTCGCCTTCAGGCCGTCCTGTCCGCCCTGCCGCCGTGCGCTTACCCACTTTGACACCGCCGACTGGGTCACGCCCAACTCGGCGGCTACCTGGCTCTGGGACATCCCAGAGTCCAGCAACTCCATGGCTTTCAGCCTGCGCGTTTCCGCGTCTTTTCGTTTTCCGCTGTATGGCATGCATGGGGTAACGGCCAACCGGCCCATCCGCCGTGAATCGTTTTTTCAAGCGTCAATAGGCATACATCGATAAGTTCCGAGTGCTGTCCGCGCCGAGTATCTACCGACTTAAGCGAGGCGTAGTGCGCATCATGCTGCTTCATCGTGAAGTAAGTACTGGACACCGGGTACGTGAGCAAGTTGAGCGATGATATAAGTGTCGTATCCTGGTGAGACATGCTTACCTACACTCCTGAATCGCCGGTCTCGGTTGAAACGCCGTAGTGTCAATTGTTTTTGTCATCGAAAGATTCGGGCTCCGCGACGGGCGATTCAGGCTTTGAAAACTCGCCCGGCCAAAGGAGTGCAAGGATCGACAATTCAGGCACCTTGAATGGTAAATCGAGGCTGCCAAGCTGTGCGTCGACGGCCCGCAATGCCTGATCAATCTTTTCGTGTGCCAGCACTCGGTCTAACTCAACGCCGCCGCCAATGCTTCGACGGAAGTTGCGATCCGACTGGATTCCATTCATGCTTTGGAGCAGTTCCCAGTCTCGGAGAATTTGGCATGTGTTGTCGTCGGAAATCCGCTTGTCCATCATGCCGGGATTGACAGCAGACGAAATTCGTCTAGCTTAGAACCAACTGGCGCCTGGCAAGCCCGTGGCAAAATTCGATTCGCCGACAGCCTACTGAAAATTGGTTCTTCCGGGAATTTCGTGGCAAGGGGGCCTGGATCCCGGAAAATCGTCGGTTTTACTCCAGGGAACGTGCTGGTCCCAACCCCCGCCGCGCCCCCTCTCCTCCAAGCTGGGCCCAAAAGCCCGATGGGCGGAAAACACAGGGGAAAAGGCAGCCTTTGAGGGTGAATGCAGTGGGTTTCGGTCCCACTGATCACGCCGTCCGCCATGCACTTCCCCATTCTTGAACCTGTACGCCCGTCGACACTCTTCAGCCACGGAAATCCCCGAAGAGCCTGAAAATTCGGATCTTTTCGAACCACTTCCCCTCTTACTTCGTAAACATTTCGCAGTCAGCGTTCGCCAAGACCGCTACCTCGTGGTCTTCAGCTACGGTTCTTCCCAGGTCTTCCCAAAGATGGCTGGCAAGTCGCAATGCACGCACATTCTCATGAAGTGACCTTGGGGCTTGCATTTGTTTTGGGGGCCCTGCATGCCGTCGAACCGGGGCATGGAAAAACGGCGATGCTGGTCTATCTTTCAGGAGGGGGACGCAGTTTTTGGCATCCGATTGTGATTGGAATTTCAGGTGGGATAGCTCATTCTGTTTCGCTCATTGCAATCGCCCTCGTCGTTCACCTCGCGCAGCACTTGGTCGTAGGTGATCACAATCATCACGATGCGTCGGTTACTCATTCGCTGCAGTGGGTAAGTGCCATCCTAGTTCTTGCCGTCGGGGGGTGGATGTGGTGGTCTGCAGCAAGAAAGATACCTTCCAAATGTGGGTGCAAGAGCCATCGCCACGAATGCGGAAAACCGCTTGAATCATCCGCTTCATCCTATTCAATGAGCGCACTTCTGGGCATCGCCTTCGGTCTGCTGCCATGTCCATCGGCACTCGCAGCCTATTTTGCGAGTATGTCGACGGGCTCTCCTTTCTCAGCGTATGCCGTTATTGCGCTGTTCGCGGCAGGCATCGCTTGTTCTTTGTCGTTGATAGGAATCTTTCTGCAATGGATTGGAACTAAGCCACTCCCGAAATCGAAGCGTTTGCAGGGGCTTCCGTGGCCCTACATTCGCGCTGGTTTGATTCTGATAATCGGCTGCTTCTATCTTCTTCGCCTCGTTGTCAATTAATTGGCTGAGGACTGTTTCACTCGACGCAGTTGGTTATCCGACGAGGGTTTCAGCGATTGGCTTCCTGGCAAGGTTTGCAGTGTCCCTTGAGAATGATCTCCTCAATGTCGCCGACCGATTTGGGCACCCTGAGATCATCTGCGGCGTCCGCAAGGCATGTAACACTCCCACAGTCAACGCACAGCATATGGGGATGAGCGTGCCCCTTCGTCCCTGTAGGGATTGAGGACGTTTGTTCGTAACGCCAAGCGTGGTCGCCGACATCCAACCGCCTTGCAAGTCCAGTGCTGATGAAATCCTGAAGTACGCGAAACACCGTTGATTTGTCGAAATCGATTCGCGCAAGATTGTCGGCAATTTCGAGGTTCTTCCGGGAATTTCGTGGCAAGGGGGCCTGGATCCCGGAAAATCGTCGGTTTTACTCCAGGGAACGTGCTGGTCCCAGTCCCCGCGGCGCCCCCTCTCCTCCAAGCTGGGCCCAAAAGCCCGATGGGCGGAAAACACAGGGGAAAAGGCAGCCTTTGAGGGTGAATGCAGTGGGTTTCGGCCCCACTGATCACGCCGTCCGCCATGCACTTCCCCATTCTTGAACCTGTACGCCCGTCGACACTCCTCAGCCACGGAAATCCCCGAAGAGCCAATTTCGAGACGGGTGAGTGGTTCGGTCGCGATCATTAGCGAGCGAGCCACCGCGATCCGAGCTGGTGTTGCGCGTAGCCCCACCTCGCGGAGACGCTGGCGCAGATTATCGCTCGCCAATTCTCTCATGAAGCCACCACAAAACCATAGTACCCGATATCCATTCGAGGATCGATCTGCCTACGCGGGATGCTTGGTTAATGCGTCACTTGATAGAGAACACGCCTGCGGTTCCGTCGATGGACGTTCAAATCGTTCGAACCGGTGAACGGCCAATGCTGCTGGTAACTGTAGAAAACAACGCGTTCGCTGACATTCTTCCGCCCAGCAGATCAGCGTCTCATACTGCCACGCCTCGGAAAGCCCGCCCAGCCATTCGCAGCGCCCGTCCGAGGAAATGATGCACGCTACATTGGCCAGATCACAAGGGCCCAGGCATCCGCTGATTGTTAATTGAATGATGGAATTAAGTTTCAGTTCTTTCCATCGCGCCTTGATGGCGTCCTTGGGTAATGCAGGGAAACCGCGCTCAACTCGGCCACAGCAGCAACCGTCACAGAATACTAACTGCCCTAGCACTTGATCGCGTCGAGTCGCAAGAGGTGTGCCACGTTCCACGGCCAAACGTAAGTTCCGAGTCTGTGCGTTGAAGTTGTCTTCGATCATCGTGTTGACCTCGCTCGATTAGTTGTCGTTTTGCAACACCGTGATCGTTCCATCCTGTTGACCGACCGCCAACAAACGGTCGTCGGGCGACCAAGCCAAGCGGCAGATTGACGAAGAGAATACCTGGCCTGCAATGGGCAGCTTTTGCTTGAATGGATTCCAAACAAAAAGGAATCCATCGTTGTCGGATGATGCCAGCAGGTCTCCGCGATGTTGAAACGCCAGTTGCGTGATTCTGGCAGGGTGCGCTTCAAACATTTCCGGCTTACGACCTTCAGGGCCTTTGCCGCTGCAGTCCCACAGCACGACCGTGTCGCTGCCGCCGGTTGCGAGTCGCTCGTCACGATGATGCCAAGCCACTTCTAAGACCTTCTTGGGAAAGCCCCACATCTGTGCATCCTTGCCGGTCTTCACGTGCCAGAAATGTACGGTCGAATCCTGTTCTCCAGTGACGATGAATCGCGAATTCGGGCTCCACGCCAAAACGAGACTCGAACCTTTCCACTCGAACTTGCGCGGCCGCGCCTGTTTGCCAGGTACATGTAACGTCACGCCGTTGTATGCCGCTACCGCGACGGCGCTCCCATCGGGATTCCAACCGATGTCAGCAATCGTGCTGGCATGGTCGTCTGATTCATAAATAGGCTTTCCGTCATCCGACCAAATCCTTAAAAGCTTGTCGGCTGCTGAAGCTAGGTCCCGCTTGCCGGGACGGTACGCGACTTTGGCTGCCCACT from Planctomycetota bacterium harbors:
- a CDS encoding zinc-dependent metalloprotease; translation: MSPHRASRPSKSFLGFTLAGLTLAAAVGHATGRADEPAAASPATPGATAADPAPAAPPAAAPAAPSGGAAGSGEGRGGKPPFSAVVKEATKISGLITLHRRDDKVFAELPDSILGKDLFVLISIARGIGERGVLGGVSWGDGDDWIWQLRKVDDAIQIVRRNVRFFADRGSPEEKAVELAYTDSIIASVPIVTYAPSGAPVIDLASIFFTDLPQISSSLPGFAFARDRSSWSRVKAFPDNIEIQVAATYGSGGSARFDTVPDTRGITVNVHYSISLLPNTNGYRPRLADTRVGYFVTALKDFSQKVDEDRFVRYINRWQLEKADPSAAVSPPKKPIVFWIEKTVPFRYRQPIREGIEAWNEAFAKAGFASAIEVRQQPDNVDWDAEDVNYNTFRWITAGAGFAQGPSRVNPRTGQILDADIIFDADFLQFWRSEYETFTPQTVAMLTGDLPATAHGHDRACACNLFDGHARETALGATALAVANPGPAFEAEKEKLVIQGLKLVAMHEVGHTLGLRHNFKGSALRSLADFNDTAKTAQQGGTTSVMDYVPANVMPKGRPQGDYYTAKLGPYDVWAIQYGYTPISASSPAGELPELQKIASRSGEPELAYATDEDTQPNDPDPHSNRFDLGNDPLEFAKTRAELVTQLMPQIVERMTPGGKGYERVRQAFGVLLSAHGKAMMFAARLVGGLHTSRSHRADANALPPYRVVEAQKQRDALALLETQMFSAQPFSFPPELLNQLVPTKWNHWGSDGPDREDYAIHDVVLMWQNRALGQLLDPLTLERIRDGELKVPADQDAFTQAELLDRLSGAILSELTTTQPGQYTARKPAIGSMRRALQREYVADLGNLSLGTARSTGDVQALAAAQLKTIEGRINALLTKADVTLDPYTVAHLGDLQARIRKVLDAGLDLARP
- a CDS encoding P-II family nitrogen regulator translates to MKLVMAMVRPGRVDALRQALAAVHVTRMSVADAQGFDESTGGIVQEAVLEVAVNDDFLSRTVDSIAALSTRSLDARGDAIYVLPVEDAVQIYREVRGPEAM
- a CDS encoding transposase: MLQPTVRRTWAPRGQTPILKSYDRHDRLTAVSAVTVSPQRRRLGLVFDLLDHNLATEDFELFVRRLLRKIRGPITMVIDRLGAHKSAAKRLLVKYPARLTFEWLPPYSPDLNPTEHVWGHTKYSRLANFIPDDLLHLARVVSDALRKTRREQRLLRSFFRQAELDL
- a CDS encoding IS630 family transposase, with amino-acid sequence MGRLAVTPCMPYSGKRKDAETRRLKAMELLDSGMSQSQVAAELGVTQSAVSKWVSARRQGGQDGLKAKPHPGRPKKLTESQVKKLVKMLLESPRKHGFPTDLWTLARIAELIERKFDVSYDPSGVWHVMARLNWSAQKPERQARERDAAAVQTWRTRDWARIKKRPA
- a CDS encoding cobalt transporter, producing the protein MHAHSHEVTLGLAFVLGALHAVEPGHGKTAMLVYLSGGGRSFWHPIVIGISGGIAHSVSLIAIALVVHLAQHLVVGDHNHHDASVTHSLQWVSAILVLAVGGWMWWSAARKIPSKCGCKSHRHECGKPLESSASSYSMSALLGIAFGLLPCPSALAAYFASMSTGSPFSAYAVIALFAAGIACSLSLIGIFLQWIGTKPLPKSKRLQGLPWPYIRAGLILIIGCFYLLRLVVN
- a CDS encoding WD40 repeat domain-containing protein, whose protein sequence is MFGLSKTKTGPREMRELWHHEGDEYIIDLAWSPNGQSLAAVTVEGQVLVLLNAHQREQSLRLGSHTLGATSLAWRFDSTRFATAGQDGLVKVWEPATSTPIRELPSGGKWAAKVAYRPGKRDLASAADKLLRIWSDDGKPIYESDDHASTIADIGWNPDGSAVAVAAYNGVTLHVPGKQARPRKFEWKGSSLVLAWSPNSRFIVTGEQDSTVHFWHVKTGKDAQMWGFPKKVLEVAWHHRDERLATGGSDTVVLWDCSGKGPEGRKPEMFEAHPARITQLAFQHRGDLLASSDNDGFLFVWNPFKQKLPIAGQVFSSSICRLAWSPDDRLLAVGQQDGTITVLQNDN